DNA from Bacillota bacterium:
CGGAGTTTGCGCATCCATGGCACCAAAACAGAAACTGTGTTCTGGTACTCAGCATAATGCGGTTTGTTCGCGAGGATGTGTCTTTCCATTAGCGGTATGCTGATGAATACAAATAGAAGCGTCATAGCGGCTGGTCCAATTACCGTCCACCAAATTGACGTGTTGACGCCGACTTGCATTACCCACAATCCCCACCAGAAGAGGAGTTCTCCAAAATAGTTGGGGTGACGGGAGTAGCGCCAGATTCCCTCATCAATATACTGCTCACGGGACTGGGCACGTTGTTTAAAGCGATCCATTTGTTTGTCGGCGATGAGCTGGATTGCGGCAGCAATGATACAGAGGACAAATCCCAACGCCAGCAGCACGCCAGTTCCCGGCCCAGGCTCAAATAGAGCGAAAAATACCGGAGCAATGCCCAAATATACAACGATTGTCGGTATCAAGTGTATGCCGCCCAAATTGACCAATTGCCACCAGTTGCCAGACCGTTTCTTAAAGTAGGTATAGCGCCAATCCTGATGCTCAATACCTTGCCAGCGCGTAGCCCAGTTGAATGTCAGGCGTATCCCCCAGACAAAGAGCGCGAATAGGAACAAAATATCGGGAGTACTAGGACTGCTTCCTCTGACCAACAACCAGAAGCAGACAACATACAGGGGCGCCACCGACCAGTACGGGTCGTAGAGACTGGAGTTCTTGTAGACAATACCGAAGAGCCAAATGATGACAGTGGCAGCGACGTCACCCCAGAAAGTAGACAACAAGAGACTTCCCCCATTGGTCAGGCGTTGAAATAGATAAAAACCGAGAAAGGCCAATACATAGACAACAAACACAAGTCCAAACACTCCAGACCGATTTTTTACAAACCGCATTGCAACCACCTCCTGAATTAGTACCTATTTTATATCGGGCAGTGAACCAACTCTTTTCCACATAATACCAAAGCCCAAACAAAAAGCCAACCAGATAATGGTTGGCAGACAGGGAGCTTCTGCTGGAGGGTGCAGAATGCTCCCCTGTTAAACAGATGGATATTGGGCATTTATCAGCAGTCTCGATAAATCCGCAGACAGGAGAGGTTTGTCATCATTCCAACCTGCTAAACGCAGCTGCTGCATTTCTTTGTGAATTCGCTCCATTTTTTCGTCCAAAATGGTCATTGCTTCGGCGGCCTCTTTGAGATCGGCGTGCAAAGAATGGGGAATATCCTGTCCGTCCTGAAACTTATAATAGATTTTGTGCTCCAGACTAGCCCAAAAATCCATAGCAATGGTCCGAATTTGCACTTCAACATACACTCTCTCGGTGTGATCAGACATATACACTGGTACTTTAAGGATTATATGCAGACTCCGATAGCCGTTGTATTTTGGCTGCTCGATATAATCTTTGTATTCGACTACCTCAAGATCTGGCTGCTGCATCAACATCCCGGCGACACGGTAAATGTCAGAAACAAAGGAACAGGTGATGCGAATACCCGCTATATCCCGGACATTCTCCCGAATTGCCGCAAAAGACCACGGACAACCTCTACGCCGCACTTTTTTCAGGATGCTTTCCGGAGTCTTGAGCCGCCACTTCACATGCTCAATTGGATTATATTCGTGTATATGCTGAAATTCTTGCTTTAAAGTATTAATCTTTGTATTGACCTGATCCATACCCAAATTATAGCAAAGTAGAAATCGATTCATGGCCTTGCAGAGATCTTGCATTTGCTCCGGGTCAGAAAACTCGCTTGTTTCACCCGGTTGTATCAGTACAGCTGAAGTCTTGGCCTCCATTTCCATCGCTCCTTGCTTGTGCCCGGTGGCCCCCCGTAGGGGGCCCGCCGCGCTATTTAAACGTCCGGGAGGCGGACGGTGAACGTTGAACCCTGCCCGGGGACACTTTCCACATCAATCCTGCCACCATGCATCTCGATAATCCGTTTTACCAATGCCAGGCCCAGACCACTGCCCTCCCGAAAATGAGCTTTTTCCCCCTGGTAAAATTTCTCGAAAATCCTGGATTGAACCTCAGCGTCCATACCAATGCCCTGATCAGCAATCTCAATGAACACCTGCTTCTCTTGCTGCCAGAGGCGGATATCAATTGTCCCACCCTTTTCCGAGAACTTTATCGCATTGCCCAGCAGATTCAACCAGACCTGATGCAGCAACTCCTCGTTACCTTGGTACATAACTGAAACCAACTCAATATTAAAGGTAATGCCCTTAGTTTCCCATTCCGGTTCGAGGAGCACAATACTCTTTCTGATTTGCTCATCCAAGGCAAAGGGCGTTCCCCGCTCAACAATTTCTTGGGTTTCCAGTTTCGATAACTTCATCATATTTGATGACAGGCGGGAGAGCCTGCCGGTCTCTTCGACAATGATTTCGGCATACTCTGCCCGTTCCTCGGGACTAAGTCCGTCGCTTTGCAACAAGCGGGCAAAACCCTGAATGGATGCAATCGGGGTCTTGAACTCATGGGAAACATTGCTGATAAAATCTTTACGCAGATACTCAATGCTCTTCAGTTCCCTGACCATGCGGTTAAAGTTCTCTGTCAGCTGCCCAATCTCATCATTGCTCACTGCATCCACCTGAACGTCAAAATTCCCCTTGGCAATTTCACGGGTAGCTTCACTGAGTCGGCGAATTGGCTTGACAACAATATTCACCATAAGCACCACCAGCAATACAGCAATAGCAACATAAAAGAGCAACGAATCCCACATTCGGGAGGCCATAACTGTAAAAATCGTGTTTTGCGGTTGAAGACCAATCCGGATATAGTCGCCATTTACGCGAATCAAGGTTGTTGTCCGAATAAATCTCCCGGTGGTCAAGAACACCGCTTCTCCATGCTCCAACTGGTCCCAGTCCACCTGCCGCAGTTCCAGTTCACCTGGTTCGACGGCTCGCACTTCATACATTGATGTGGAAGTGATGCAGAGAATTTCGTCAAGGCTCAAATTTGTCTTGGCATACAACTCCCGGACCGATTCCGCGATATCCCGCTGGTCCTGCCGGATTTCCCCTGCTACTTGCTGGGAAAAAAGGGTCGAGGCCAGAAACGACAGGGAGGAGGAGACCAGGACGATGAACACAAAAAACAGGATCAGCTTGATGCTGAATTTTCTCATTCGAGCCGTTCCGCCTTATAGCCCAGGCCGCGAATAGTGAGAATCTGAAAATCTTCTGTATCGGCAAACCGAGTCCGTAGGCGTTTAATATGCACATCTACTGTGCGTTCGTCGGTTTCCACATCTATCCCCCATATTTCGTCCATCAACTGCCTGCGGGTGAATATCTGTTTTGGATTGCTAAGTAATTTAAACAGCAGGTAAAATTCTTTTTGCGGCAACACAAACGAACCGGTATTTGTGCTTACAGTAAGCGTGTCGTAATCCAGCTCTATATTGCCAAAGTTGAGACGCCGTTCATTTTGAATCTTGGCCCGGCGTAAAAGCGCCGATACTCGCAATAGCATCTCGTCCATATCGATTGGCTTGACCATATAGTCATCTGTACCCGCCAGAAAGCCCCGTTTCTTATCTTCTAGGGTTTCCCGGGCGGTAACCATGAGAATCGGCAGCTCGCATTGCGCTTTCCGCAGCTCATCTGTCAATTG
Protein-coding regions in this window:
- a CDS encoding DUF1295 domain-containing protein is translated as MRFVKNRSGVFGLVFVVYVLAFLGFYLFQRLTNGGSLLLSTFWGDVAATVIIWLFGIVYKNSSLYDPYWSVAPLYVVCFWLLVRGSSPSTPDILFLFALFVWGIRLTFNWATRWQGIEHQDWRYTYFKKRSGNWWQLVNLGGIHLIPTIVVYLGIAPVFFALFEPGPGTGVLLALGFVLCIIAAAIQLIADKQMDRFKQRAQSREQYIDEGIWRYSRHPNYFGELLFWWGLWVMQVGVNTSIWWTVIGPAAMTLLFVFISIPLMERHILANKPHYAEYQNTVSVLVPWMRKLRRETAV
- a CDS encoding GTP pyrophosphokinase family protein, giving the protein MEAKTSAVLIQPGETSEFSDPEQMQDLCKAMNRFLLCYNLGMDQVNTKINTLKQEFQHIHEYNPIEHVKWRLKTPESILKKVRRRGCPWSFAAIRENVRDIAGIRITCSFVSDIYRVAGMLMQQPDLEVVEYKDYIEQPKYNGYRSLHIILKVPVYMSDHTERVYVEVQIRTIAMDFWASLEHKIYYKFQDGQDIPHSLHADLKEAAEAMTILDEKMERIHKEMQQLRLAGWNDDKPLLSADLSRLLINAQYPSV
- a CDS encoding response regulator transcription factor, producing the protein MFTLLIVEDDKNLQKLMAAVLKRNGYHVLTCKDGREALDILDSQHVDLLISDIMMPHMDGYQLTDELRKAQCELPILMVTARETLEDKKRGFLAGTDDYMVKPIDMDEMLLRVSALLRRAKIQNERRLNFGNIELDYDTLTVSTNTGSFVLPQKEFYLLFKLLSNPKQIFTRRQLMDEIWGIDVETDERTVDVHIKRLRTRFADTEDFQILTIRGLGYKAERLE
- a CDS encoding HAMP domain-containing histidine kinase; amino-acid sequence: MRKFSIKLILFFVFIVLVSSSLSFLASTLFSQQVAGEIRQDQRDIAESVRELYAKTNLSLDEILCITSTSMYEVRAVEPGELELRQVDWDQLEHGEAVFLTTGRFIRTTTLIRVNGDYIRIGLQPQNTIFTVMASRMWDSLLFYVAIAVLLVVLMVNIVVKPIRRLSEATREIAKGNFDVQVDAVSNDEIGQLTENFNRMVRELKSIEYLRKDFISNVSHEFKTPIASIQGFARLLQSDGLSPEERAEYAEIIVEETGRLSRLSSNMMKLSKLETQEIVERGTPFALDEQIRKSIVLLEPEWETKGITFNIELVSVMYQGNEELLHQVWLNLLGNAIKFSEKGGTIDIRLWQQEKQVFIEIADQGIGMDAEVQSRIFEKFYQGEKAHFREGSGLGLALVKRIIEMHGGRIDVESVPGQGSTFTVRLPDV